Proteins encoded together in one Scyliorhinus canicula chromosome 21, sScyCan1.1, whole genome shotgun sequence window:
- the LOC119955866 gene encoding protein FAM163B-like, producing the protein MTAGTVVITGGILATIILLCIIIVLCYCRLQYYCCKREEWDGDEEEPDFAVHSRLPAAYYNHSAGNGLNFSSIAYPQDHCHPRALCSHCKPHFHSHQIAEIQNGGESVSFNTVSEEELEMLTIPQDLPISRAKLTRDVFSRSRSISTDV; encoded by the exons ATGACAGCCGGCACTGTGGTAATCACAGGTGGAATATTGGCTACAATTATCCTTCTCTGTATAATCATCGTGTTGTGTTATTGCCGCCTGCAG TATTATTGCTGCAAGAGGGAGGAATGggatggagatgaggaagaaccgGATTTTGCGGTGCACTCACGTCTTCCGGCTGCTTACTACAATCACAGCGCCGGGAATGGACTGAACTTCAGTTCTATAGCCTACCCCCAGGATCATTGTCATCCTCGAGCTCTCTGTTCTCATTGCAAACCACACTTCCATAGCCATCAGATTGCAGAGATTCAGAATGGAGGTGAGAGCGTGAGCTTTAATACTGTGAGTGAAGAGGAGTTGGAAATGTTGACAATTCCCCAGGACCTGCCCATCAGCAGGGCCAAGCTCACAAGAGATGTTTTCAGCAGAAGTCGAAGCATCAGCACTGATGTGTGA